The following proteins are encoded in a genomic region of Patagioenas fasciata isolate bPatFas1 chromosome 26, bPatFas1.hap1, whole genome shotgun sequence:
- the LOC136112198 gene encoding serine/threonine-protein kinase 10-like yields MAFLRRLFGFSEKKRPPRWYEHVKRDIDPEETWLVLGELGDGAFGKVFKAQNKVTGVLAAAKVIDTPSEEELEDYVVEIEILACCDHPNITKLLDALYWDGRLWILVEFCPGGAVDAAILELEKGLTEEQIRVVCKQLLLALRYLHGRRIIHRDVKAGNVLLTLDGDVKLADFGVSAKNSSTVQRRVSFIGTPYWMAPEVVQCETSKENPYGYKADIWSLGITLIEMAEMEPPYHELNPLRVLLRIAKSQPPTLRHPKRWSEDFKDFLRKSLEKSPEARWSASQLLQHPFVAGISDKRPLRELVAEARADVLEEEDEEEGPVALPGQEHGESSCPPTPGVHLDLQPPDAVGRVLEELCVPSDVQAVAEPRSKRASNLLKQMRRSLPGPVGSMRVPVKRPSEFLKLLRRRSLFGEMKPQEPAKEQHEAEPRGLEIMELDVPQGTSAPAETGGEVQEEETNLLGTSCDVTELPLAPQQAGDLAEVQEMKVEQVGPKADRVGLKVEPQGANQHPYPSLVAKTSMEGHLTAPPSPDLIPKSDDSTESSRDSTCSSLALPAPLARDWGNGLAVGQLLAALDLWTLGTKTQSFKSLAEHQQRVPRSLLDLRVEVGFSGDGDGLGEDGDGAGRAPVGPEGAGETEMMEQRVPVGEGSLMPGVMEEVVVRLDVLKGWQEPLDGERNKGERNFIMCEPNAEALDLVEQEMGRNEDKDTDHVETGVETSPEEALMPAEVKLEEDVVKGCLIGDCKPVEDAASLEEPTVDGEKPEAEPAARAGEESVSEEAQNPAEDSSFMEIPGFVGEEMEEKEENSPRDNQPRAAPGDGWEGRAGNGELGEDGVQVAPGSEEPPRDGPGEGMGGLDGHGAALEPQETFGGHPKATKTMNFGGLVRMSSQAQAAWDAGTTPGPSITAKQGEEPSPGENPAGVEDPNPLPAAAQPLPLAGEAKKEPVLLQRTVKKTRRFVVDGEEVSVTTARTVGKAGARDDMVRSARRQELRALRVLQKEEQRAQSQLEQKFHQQRELMFRHVEQEMTSKKEFYDREVESLERRYRQLRERQELEYTARLQDEAKRLKSLQEKDSRRRMQELKGDGREVRAGAASVPPGAWGRSRLFSGMKSPHDSPQEQRFLQQQQEELNAALQRVVQEHKKKMMSIDWECSSKIHSLRRARESVVWSMEQGHLQEKYQLFGQQVKEQHTLQRQQLRKRHEKEMERMKRFHQFLLEDLRSQHAQERAQLLKSQRCDAKTHLALFKENLKSQEASGAKQRAKQFLQHEERRQREAAQQQQEQQMQQMQELQQQQAESLAELEQMQSEKMNLLAEQERRQLGQLEQEHAMELSQWKQRLAARKEMLEEELGNSLLVQRRGGLPGARSRNRISRFFHLPS; encoded by the exons ATGGCTTTTCTGCGGCGGCTCTTTGGCTTTTCAGAGAAGAAGCGGCCGCCGAGGTGGTACGAGCACGTCAAGAGGGACATCGACCCCGAAGAGACCTGGCTGGTGCTGGGCGAGTTGGGGGACGGCGCCTTTGGGAAGGTCTTTAAG GCACAGAACAAGGTGACGGGGGTGCTGGCGGCTGCCAAGGTGATCGACACCCCCAgcgaggaggagctggaggattATGTGGTGGAGATCGAGATCTTGGCTTGTTGCGACCACCCCAACATCACCAAGCTGCTGGATGCGCTCTACTGGGACGGGCGGCTCTGG ATCTTGGTGGAGTTTTGTCCCGGAGGGGCCGTGGATGCAGCAATTTTGG AGCTGGAGAAGGGGCTGACGGAGGAGCAGATCCGGGTGGTttgcaagcagctgctgctggcgctgcggTACCTGCACGGCCGCAGGATCATCCACAGGGACGTCAAGGCCGGCAACGTCCTCCTCACCCTGGACGGGGACGTCAAGCTGG CTGATTTTGGTGTCTCGGCCAAAAACTCCAGCACGGTCCAGCGCCGGGTGTCCTTCATTGGCACCCCATACTG GATGGCCCCAGAGGTGGTGCAGTGCGAGACGTCCAAGGAGAACCCCTACGGCTACAAGGCTGACATCTGGTCACTGGGCATCACCCTGATCGAGATGGCGGAGATGGAGCCCCCCTACCACGAGCTGAACCCCCTCCGAGTACTGCTGAGGATCGCCAAGTCCCAACCACCCACCCTGCGTCACCCCAAGAGATG GTCTGAGGACTTCAAGGACTTCCTGAGGAAATCCTTGGAGAAGAGCCCTGAGGCGCGGTGGTCGGCCAGCCAGCTCCTGCAG caccctttTGTCGCAGGCATCTCCGACAAGCGGCCACTCCGGGAGCTGGTGGCTGAAGCCCGGGCTGATGtgctggaggaagaggatgaggaggaaggtCCGGTGGCCTTG CCTGGGCAGGAGCATGGAGAGTCCTCCTGCCCCCCAACTCCAGGGGTTCACCTGGATCTTCAGCCCCCAGATGCCGTGGGGAGAGTCCTTGAGGAGCTGTGTGTCCCATCTGATGTCCAAGCCGTGGCAGAGCCCAGGAGCAAAAGAGCGTCCAACCTCTTGAAGCAAATGAGAAGGTCCTTGCCTGGGCCCGTGGGCTCCATGAGGGTCCCTGTGAAACGTCCATCTGAGTTCCTGAAGCTGCTGCGGCGCAGATCGTTATTTGGGGAGATGAAGCCCCAAGAACCAGCCAAGGAGCAGCACGAGGCAGAGCCGAGAGGGTTGGAGATCATGGAGCTGGATGTTCCTCAAGGGACATCAGCCCCAGCAGAAACAGGAGGAGAAGTTCAAGAGGAGGAGACCAACCTTCTGGGGACCTCCTGTGATGTGACCGAGCTCCCCTTGGCACCACAGCAGGCAGGAGACCTTGCTGAAGTGCAAGAAATGAAGGTTGAGCAGGTTGGACCCAAGGCAGACCGGGTTGGGCTCAAGGTGGAGCCACAGGGGGCAAACCAACATCCCTACCCATCACTGGTGGCCAAAACATCCATGGAGGGACATCTTACAGCCCCACCGAGCCCTGATTTGATCCCCAAAAGCGATGACAGCACTGAGTCAAGCAGAGACTCTACTTGTAGCTCACTGGCCCTGCCTGCACCTTTGGCCAGGGACTGGGGCAATGGCTTGGCCGtggggcagctgctggcagcCCTGGACCTGTGGACCTTGGGGACCAAAACCCAGAGCTTCAAGTCgctggcagagcatcagcagcGGGTTCCTCGGTCATTGCTAGACCTGAGGGTTGAGGTTGGCTTCTCTGGGGATGGAGATGGCCTTGGGGAGGATGGTGATGGAGCAGGGAGGGCACCTGTGGGACCTGAGGGTGCTGGGGAGACTGAGATGATGGAGCAGAGGGTGCCAGTGGGTGAGGGTTCGCTGATGCCCGGTGTGATGGAGGAGGTAGTGGTGAGGTTGGATGTGCTCAAGGGATGGCAGGAGCCCCTGGATGGAGAGAGAAACAAAGGGGAGAGAAACTTCATCATGTGTGAGCCCAACGCTGAGGCCCTGGACCTGGTTGAGCAGGAGATGGGAAGGAATGAGGACAAAGACACAGACCATGTTGAAACCGGGGTGGAAACTTCTCCTGAGGAAGCCCTGATGCCAGCAGAAGTTAAATTGGAAGAGGATGTTGTAAAAGGGTGTTTGATTGGAGACTGTAAACCAGTGGAAGATGCAGCCAGCCTGGAAGAACCAACGGTGGATGGAGAGAAACCGGAGGCAGAACCTGCAGCACGTGCAGGAGAAGAATCTGTGAGTGAGGAGGCCCAAAATCCAGCAGAGGATTCATCCTTCATGGAGATCCCAGGGTTTGTtggagaagaaatggaggagaaagaggaaaacagcCCCAGAGACAACCAGCCAAGGGCTGCTCCTGGGGATGGCTGGGAAGGACGAGCtggaaatggagagcttggagaAGATGGGGTGCAGGTTGCCCCAGGTTCTGAAGAACCACCAAGAGATGGACCTGGAGAGGGGATGGGTGGCTTGGATGGTCATGGAGCAGCACTGGAGCCTCAGGAGACCTTTGGTGGACATCCAAAGGCCACAAAGACCATGAACTTTGGTGGCCTTGTCCGCAtgtcttcccaggcacaggcagCATGGGATGCAGGGACCACACCAGGTCCATCCATCACAGCAAAGCAAGGAGAGGAGCCGTCCCCTGGGGAAAACCCTGCAGGTGTAGAAGATCCAAATCCCCTTCCTGCAGCAGCACAACCTCTTCCCTTGGCTGGGGAAGCCAAGAAG GAACCTGTGTTGCTCCAAAGGACGGTGAAGAAAACGCGGAGGTTTGTGGTGGATGGGGAGGAGGTGAGCGTGACGACTGCCAGGACCGTCGGCAAGGCTGGGGCGAGGGACGACATGGTGCGATCGGCTCG GCGCCAGGAGCTGCGTGCGCTGCGGGTGCTGCAGAAGGAGGAGCAGCGAGCCCAGAGCCAGCTGGAGCAGAAGTTCCACCAGCAGCGGGAGCTGATGTTCCGTCACGTCGAGCAGGAGATGACG AGCAAGAAGGAGTTCTACGACCGGGAGGTGGAGAGCTTGGAGCGGCGCTACCGGCAGCTGAGGGAACGTCAGGAGCTGGAGTACACGGCGAGGCTGCAGGATGAGGCCAAGCGCCTCAAGTCGCTCCAGgagaaggacagcaggaggaggatgCAAGAGCTAAAGGGTGATGGGAGAGAGGTGAGGGCTGGGGCAGCGTCAGTGCCACCAGGAGCTTGGGGACGATCTCGGTTGTTTTCTGGGATGAAGTCCCCCCATGACTCACCCCAGGAGCAGcggttcctgcagcagcagcaggaggaactcAACGCAGCCCTGCAGAGGGTTGTCCAGGAGCACAAGAAGAAGATGATGTCCATCGACTGGGAGTGCAGCAGCAAGATCCACAGCCTCAGGAGAG CCCGCGAGTCGGTGGTGTGGAGCATGGAGCAGGGGCACCTCCAGGAGAAGTACCAGCTCTTTGGGCAGCAGGTGAAGGAGCAGCACACGCTGCAGCGGCAGCAGCTCCGCAAGCGCCATGAGAAG GAGATGGAGAGGATGAAGCGTTTTCACCAGTTCTTGCTGGAGGATCTGAGGAGCCAGCACGCGCAGGAGCGGGCCCAGCTGCTGAAAAGCCAACGCTGCGACGCCAAAACCCATCTGGCCCTCTTCAAGGAGAACCTGAAGAGCCAGGAGGCCAGCGGGGCCAAGCAGAGGGCCAAGCAG TTCCTGCAGCACGAGGAGCGACGGCAGCGAGAGGcggcgcagcagcagcaggagcagcagatgcagcagatgcaggagctgcagcagcaacaggctgagagcctggcagagctggagcagatgCAG AGTGAGAAGATGAACCTCTTGGCCGAGCAGGAGAGgaggcagctggggcagctggagcaggagcacgcCATGGAGCTCAGCCAGTGGAAGCAACGCCTGGCTGCACGCAAGGAG atgctggaggaggagctggggaaCTCGCTGTTGGTGCAGCGGCGGGGAGGGCTGCCCGGCGCCCGCAGCAGAAACAGGATCAGCCGCTTCTTCCACCTCCCGTCCTGA
- the NCAPH gene encoding condensin complex subunit 2 yields the protein MSVRTPQRVPVASPAPRALGTPVLAECPGNDDERERLQRRRSKAADLRLGNVDSPQIVASPLPRHVEAWQPALPQWTNAQISEHYTTCLKLSTENKITTKNAFGLHLIDYMNEILKQRNSELTNFKVAAGTLDASAKIYAMRVDVVHADTYKVLGGLGKDSTPTQNVDSPEEEHSAAPETVKRVQTKKKHSFKTIEQNLNNINVSEANRRCEVDPMFQKTAASFDECSTAGIFLTGLRTQGCHSKLLFDSHIVPLPSSETPTLPNSDPVNVTDLKSLLQQCVEKLPICSSLAGFQFTKWDAESHDESVSALLDKFKKSDLAFDMNAEVDSDVEDCAAPLPDDDFNCDSPRSTEADKAGEFTGKLTSFETVCNSKTTDVVSLGDGDIETMCHHLSMKPGEYSYFSPRTLSMWAGPDHWRFKPRHRSDTNSEKETKKRNAKTAFEINFDEDIDFNAHFRRTKAAITLAKSILEGQNVRSTTLPPDFNYDPSNMVQLFLKPSVKVRRTSKPDSLMDYEEEIGEYDYNNPNDTSNFCPAMQATDSDDDHDLVEFVGQAGVFNLTAHPEGRETELSRVVGDIDITTYGELNLVAEPQKVNKIMIPYAKTAKKMDVKRLKTETWNLLTDGQKTEAATEKGDAEEEETSVVVGEKTLSGLAKDLLHRLPLVMAKNLSVPLAFLCLLHLANEKNLQLKNTEDLSDVLVKQGD from the exons ATGAGCGTCAGGACACCCCAGCGGGTCCCGGTCGCGTCCCCCGCCCCGCGGGCACTCGGCACCCCCGTGCTGGCAGAGTGCCCCGGGAACGATGATGAACGGGAGAGGCTGCAGCGCCGGCGCTCTAAGGCTGCCGATCTGCGGCTCGGCAACGTCGACTCGCCTCAGATCGTCGCGTCGCCGCTCCCCAG GCACGTGGAGGCATGGCAGCCGGCCCTCCCCCAGTGGACCAATGCCCAGATCTCGGAGCACTACACCACCTGCCTCAAGCTCTCCACCGAGAAC aaaatcacCACGAAGAACGCCTTTGGCTTACACCTGATAGACTATATGAATGAAATCCTCAAGCAAAGAAACTCTGAACTGACCAATTTCAAG GTGGCGGCTGGCACACTCGATGCCAGCGCGAAGATTTATGCCATGCGCGTGGACGTTGTCCACGCAGACACCTACAAAGTGCTTGGAGGCTTGGGCAAGGACTCGACCCCTACACAAAACGTGGACAGCCCAGAGGAAG agCACAGTGCGGCTCCTGAGACTGTCAAGAGAGTgcagacaaagaaaaaacacTCATTCAAAACCATCGAGCAGAACTTGAATAACATCAACGTGTCAGAAGCCAATCGCAGATGTGAG GTTGATCCCATGTTCCAGAAAACAGCTGCATCGTTTGATGAGTGCAGCACAGCCGGCATTTTCCTCACGGGGCTGCGCACCCAAGGCTGCCATAGCAAGCTCCTCTTTGACTCGCACATCGTCCCTCTCCCTTCTTCAGAGACGCCCACGTTGCCAAACTCTGATCCTGTGAATGTGACAGATTTAAAGT CCCTGCTACAACAGTGCGTTGAAAAACTCCCCATCTGCTCTTCGCTGGCTGGTTTCCAGTTTACCAAGTGGGATGCTGAATCTCACGATGAG TCCGTGTCAGCCCTGTTGGATAAATTTAAGAAGAGCGACCTAGCGTTCGATATGAATGCGGAGGTAGACAGCGATGTGGAAGACTGTGCTGCCCCACTGCCAGATGACGACTTCAATTGTGACTCGCCCAGGAGCACAGAAGCAGACAAGGCTGGGGAATTCACAGGAAAACTCACCTCCTTTGAAACAGTCTGCAACAGCAAGAC AACCGATGTGGTTTCTCTGGGAGACGGAGACATCGAGACCATGTGCCATCATCTCTCCATGAAACCGGGGGAATATTCCTACTTCAGCCCCCGAACTCTCTCCATGTGGGCCGGCCCGGATCACTGGCGTTTCAAACCTCGACACAGAT CAGATACCAACTCTGAAAAAGAGACCAAGAAAAGGAATGCAAAGACAGCATTTGAAATAAACTTCGATGAGGATATTGACTTCAATGCGCATTTCCGTAGGACCAAG GCAGCGATAACTCTTGCCAAATCCATTCTGGAAGGCCAGAATGTGAGGAGCACCACACTTCCCCCAGACTTTAACTATGACCCCAGCAACATGGTCCAGCTGTTCCTCAAACCTTCTGTTAAG GTCCGCAGGACGTCTAAGCCGGACAGCTTGATGGATTATGAAGAAGAGATCGGCGAGTACGATTACAACAACCCCAACGACACCTCCAATTTCTGCCCTGCAATGCAG GCCACAGACAGTGACGATGATCATGACCTTGTTGAATTCGTGGGCCAGGCTGGGGTGTTCAACCTCACCGCCCACCCGGAGGGTCGAGAGACTGAATTAAGCAGGGTTGTTGGCGATATCGATATCACGACGTATGGAGAGCTGAACCTCGTTGCTGAGCCGCAGAAG GTCAATAAGATAATGATTCCTTATGCAAAGACAGCCAAGAAAATGGACGTGAAGAGGTTGAAAACAGAGACGTGGAACCTCTTGACGGACGGACAGAAGACAGAAGCAGCGACAGAG aaaggagatgcagaggaagaGGAGACATCGGTGGTAGTGGGTGAGAAGACACTCAGTGGCCTCGCAAAGGACCTGCTTCACAG GCTGCCGCTGGTGATGGCCAAAAacctctctgtccccttggccttCCTCTGCCTCCTGCATTTGGCGAACGAGAAG AATCTGCagctgaagaacacagaggacTTGTCTGATGTCCTGGTGAAACAAGGCGACTGA